Genomic segment of Paenibacillus polymyxa:
TATGACCCGGATTTCGACCCATCACTATAATCCGGTCACTGACCGCAATGGCCTCGGCCAAATCATGTGTGACTAAAATAGCCGTCTTCCTCCGCTCGCGCAAGGTTTCCGCAATCAGATCTTCCAGCTGTAGCTTGGTTTGATAATCCAGCGCGGAGAACGGTTCATCCAGCAGCAGCAGTCCCGGATTGGTCGCCAGCGTCCGTACCAGCGCCACGCGCTGGCGCATTCCCCCAGACAACTGGGATGGATGCAAATGCTCCTTCCCTTCCAGACCCATGCCTTCCAGTAACAGCCGTGTCCGCTCACGCGCAGCTTCATCTACTCTGTTGCCTAGTTCCAGACCCAACAATGCGTTATCCATTATCGTCCGCCACGGGAACAGATAATCCTGCTGCAACATGTAACCGACCGCTGGACTCGGACCACTTACCGGCTGACCTTGCAACATAACTTGGCCTGCCGCTGGACGCAGTAGCCCCGCGATCATGGACAGAATCGTCGTTTTGCCGCAGCCGCTTGGACCAACCAAGCTGACAAACTCCCCTGTCTCTACGGAAAAATCAATATTCTCAACCGCCAGCGAAGCTTCACGATCCGTTACATAGACATGCGTCACTTGCTTCAGTCTCACCATCGGGATGGTCGCGTCCAAAGTTAGGCCACTCCGTTCCTCCATCATGACGAACCTCCGGCACCGACGCCTGCATGCGTAGATTCAGTTGTGCTCTTTTTCACAGGCGGTTCAGTATTCCCGGTAGAGCTTGACGAAATCGCTTGTTGTGCAAAGCTTGGGTTCACTAGCTTATCTAGTGCAACCGGACTTTTAAGCTCCCCTGCCGAGGTCATGACATCCTGTAAGTTCTTCCATTCCTTTTCTTCAATCATCGGGTTCAAAGCATAGGTACTCTGTTCCTTATATCGCTTGATACTACTCGTTAAAACAGCTAAATCTGTATCTTTAAAATAGGGCGTGATTGCTTCGGCAATCTGTTCAGGTGAATGCGTAGCAATCCACTGTTGTGCCCGATATACAGCATTTGTAAATTTCTGTGCAGCCTCGCTATTTGTGTTCAGGTAGCTTTGCTTAGCCATATATACCGTATACGGCAACTCGCCGCTCTCCACACCGATAGAGGCAACAACCCGCCCACGACCTTCCTTTTCAAAAATAGATGCCTGCGGCTCAAACAGCTGCACATAATCCCCTGTACCGGAGCCGAAAGCAGAGGCAACATTAGCAAAATCAATATTTTGAATCAGCTTCAGATCCTTGTGAGAATCAATGCCGTGTTTGCGAAGCGTAAATTCAAGTGACATTTGTGGCATTCCGCCCTTGCGTTGTCCCAAAAAATTTTGCCCTTTCAGCTTTTCCCAGTCAAAGCTATCCTGCGTTTGCCGAGCAAACAAAAAGGTTCCGTCCTTCTGTGTCAGCTGAGCAAAATTAATGATAGGGTCCTCTGCTCCTTGCTGATACACATAAATAGATGTTTCCGCGCCGATCAGCGCGATATCCGCCTGATTGGACAACAACGCCGTCATTGCCTTGTCACCCCCGGGAATCGTTGCCAGCTGGACATCCAGTCCCTCCTGAGCAAACATTCCCTGGCTCAAGGCTACATACTGCGGCGCATAAAAGACCGTACGGGCTACCTCGCCTAATCTGATCTCAATCGTCTGCTCCCCTCCTTTGGGGGTGCACCCACTGAGCAACAGTAATCCGAGTAGTGCCGCAGCCACCACAGCTTTGAAACGAGCGCCGTTTTTCATCCTTATTCCCTCCCCACCTTTTTACATCGGTTGACTTCATATATTGTTATGCCATTGTCGATATATTGGTTAATTGCAAAAAAAAAACCCACGTTCGCCCGGGAACGCGGGGTAGATGCTATATGATTTACAGCTTGTATATGGAGGTATATTTCTCTTCCAGATAGTCGGCGAGATAATCCGGGTTCAGATCCTCACCTGTAATGGCTACAATCAACTCGGACGGCGTCCGACTCTTGCCGTAACGGTAAATACGTTCGGTCAGCCATTGCTTGATCGGCTCAAGCTCTCCAGCAGCAATTAATTCATCCAGATTTGGCAACTCTTTGCGTAATGTCGCCAAAATTTGCGCTGCATACATATTGCCAAGCGAGTAGGAAGCAAAATAACCAAAATCACCGCCGGACCAGTGAACGTCTTGAAGTACGCCCAGTCCGTCATTCGGTGGAACAAGTCCCAAGTATTCCTTATATTTCGCATTCCACACCTCGGGGAGACGCTTCACATCCAGCTTTTCATTAAACAGCATTTTTTCAATTTCATAACGGATAATGATATGTAAATTATATGTTAGCTCATCCGCTTCAATACGAATCAGTGAATTTTCCACACGGTTGACTGCCCGGTAGAATTGCTCTGCCGTAACCTTTGCCAAACGATCAGGAAAATGCTTTTGCAAATCATCGTAATACCGATCCCAGAAAGCACGACTGCGTCCGATTTTATTCTCCCACAAGCGGGACTGGGATTCATGAATCCCCATAGAGGTTCCTCCAGACAGTAGTGATCCTGCCAGCTCTGGAGCAATATTTTGTTCGTACAGCGCATGACCTCCTTCATGCAACGAACTGAAAATAGCACTGGTTACATCATCTTGCAGATAATGAGTTGTTATACGCACATCACCTGGATTTAATCCTGTTGCGAAAGGATGTACACTCTCATCCAAACGACCTGCGTCAAAGTCATACCCCATTTGTCCTAAAATGAATAGGCTGAACTTCTCCTGCTGCTTCACATCAAACACACCATCTAAAAAGCTCTTATCCGGCTGGTTCGATGAAGCCTGAATTTTAGACAATAGGGGCACAAGGCGCTTCTTGAGACGATCAAACACAGCATCCAGCTTTTCAACCGTCATCCCCGGCTCATATTGATCCAAAAGTGTGTCATACTCTGTATCCTTAACACCCCAGTAGCCGATAAACTCACGCTTCATGTCTACGATTTTAGACAAGTACGGTTCAAATCCGGCAAAATCGCTATGTTCCTTTGCGTCCTCCCACTTGCTCTCTGCCTGTGCTGCAAGAATGCTATAATCGCGGTATCGGTCTGCCGGAACCGAACGATTCAGTTCATAATTTTTACGGCATTCCTCCACCAATCTGCGATCATTGTCCTCCAGTTGCTTCAGCTTGTCTTCTACGGCAAAAAATTGCAGCAATTGTCCCATTTCATCCGAGATCATCAGCTTGAACATTTCAGTGGACAGCATACCCAACGTCTCCGACCGAATATCAACGCCCTTGCGCGGAGCGCCAGTCCGTAAATCCCAGTGCAGCAGACCTACTGCTTCGCCATAACTACTAATTTTGTGTGCAAGCTCCTTTAAAGCCGTCAATTGATCCAACGTCTGTTGCGTCATATTTGAGGTCACCTCTTTAACTTAAAATGGTTAAAACTTTACAATACCTATACTTGATGATACTTATATTAAAAAGTATAATCAACACACAACATGTACGACCAGCTCCTAAGACCTAAAACAAACGTTGGACTGTACATATCAAACTTTTTTAGAATCTGGAGGGAACAATCGTGGATCACATCAAAGAAATTTTAGAGTACAATCGTGTTTTCGTAGAAAACAAAGAATACGAGGCCTATAGAACGGGCAAGTTCCCCAATAAAAAAATGGTCATTATCACCTGTATGGATACACGGCTAACGGAATTACTCCCAAAAGCTATGAACCTGCGCAACGGTGATGTGAAAATCATCAAAAATGCGGGTGCGATTATTTCACAGCCCTTTGGAAGCGTAATGCGCAGTGTGCTAGTCGCCTTGTATGAGCTGGGAGCAGACGAAGTCGTCGTCGTAGGCCATTATGAATGCGGTATGGCTGCATTAAATGCAGACCACATGGTCAATGAAATGCTCGATCGCGGAATTTCTCAGGAAGTGCTGAACACATTGGAAAATTCAGGCATTAAGCTAAATAAATGGTTAAAAGGTTTTGATAACATTGAAGAAGGGGTAAGAACTACCGTGAAGCTTATTAAGAATCACCCGCTTCTCCCCCCTAATGCCCCCGTTCACGGCATGGTTA
This window contains:
- a CDS encoding ABC transporter ATP-binding protein — protein: MMEERSGLTLDATIPMVRLKQVTHVYVTDREASLAVENIDFSVETGEFVSLVGPSGCGKTTILSMIAGLLRPAAGQVMLQGQPVSGPSPAVGYMLQQDYLFPWRTIMDNALLGLELGNRVDEAARERTRLLLEGMGLEGKEHLHPSQLSGGMRQRVALVRTLATNPGLLLLDEPFSALDYQTKLQLEDLIAETLRERRKTAILVTHDLAEAIAVSDRIIVMGRNPGHIRRTFEIPDCIREAQPFYAREQPGFNELFHEIWGELEASGAKE
- a CDS encoding ABC transporter substrate-binding protein codes for the protein MKNGARFKAVVAAALLGLLLLSGCTPKGGEQTIEIRLGEVARTVFYAPQYVALSQGMFAQEGLDVQLATIPGGDKAMTALLSNQADIALIGAETSIYVYQQGAEDPIINFAQLTQKDGTFLFARQTQDSFDWEKLKGQNFLGQRKGGMPQMSLEFTLRKHGIDSHKDLKLIQNIDFANVASAFGSGTGDYVQLFEPQASIFEKEGRGRVVASIGVESGELPYTVYMAKQSYLNTNSEAAQKFTNAVYRAQQWIATHSPEQIAEAITPYFKDTDLAVLTSSIKRYKEQSTYALNPMIEEKEWKNLQDVMTSAGELKSPVALDKLVNPSFAQQAISSSSTGNTEPPVKKSTTESTHAGVGAGGSS
- a CDS encoding carboxypeptidase M32, whose amino-acid sequence is MTQQTLDQLTALKELAHKISSYGEAVGLLHWDLRTGAPRKGVDIRSETLGMLSTEMFKLMISDEMGQLLQFFAVEDKLKQLEDNDRRLVEECRKNYELNRSVPADRYRDYSILAAQAESKWEDAKEHSDFAGFEPYLSKIVDMKREFIGYWGVKDTEYDTLLDQYEPGMTVEKLDAVFDRLKKRLVPLLSKIQASSNQPDKSFLDGVFDVKQQEKFSLFILGQMGYDFDAGRLDESVHPFATGLNPGDVRITTHYLQDDVTSAIFSSLHEGGHALYEQNIAPELAGSLLSGGTSMGIHESQSRLWENKIGRSRAFWDRYYDDLQKHFPDRLAKVTAEQFYRAVNRVENSLIRIEADELTYNLHIIIRYEIEKMLFNEKLDVKRLPEVWNAKYKEYLGLVPPNDGLGVLQDVHWSGGDFGYFASYSLGNMYAAQILATLRKELPNLDELIAAGELEPIKQWLTERIYRYGKSRTPSELIVAITGEDLNPDYLADYLEEKYTSIYKL
- a CDS encoding beta-class carbonic anhydrase, with product MDHIKEILEYNRVFVENKEYEAYRTGKFPNKKMVIITCMDTRLTELLPKAMNLRNGDVKIIKNAGAIISQPFGSVMRSVLVALYELGADEVVVVGHYECGMAALNADHMVNEMLDRGISQEVLNTLENSGIKLNKWLKGFDNIEEGVRTTVKLIKNHPLLPPNAPVHGMVIHPDTGALTLVVDGNEQ